In Terriglobales bacterium, a single genomic region encodes these proteins:
- a CDS encoding PCRF domain-containing protein: protein MFERLDQIEAKYEELTQALASPETISDSSKYQKTAKAHAELSEIVEKYREYKSLKKGIAESKQLVADESDADMRAYAQEELTRLEERMAAVEQELKTLLIPKDPNDEKNVILEIRAGTGGDEATLFAAEMFRMYSRYAETQRWKVDVLNRSESGVGGLKEII from the coding sequence ATGTTCGAGCGTTTAGACCAGATCGAAGCCAAGTACGAAGAGCTGACGCAGGCGCTGGCGTCGCCGGAGACCATCTCCGACTCGTCGAAGTACCAGAAGACCGCCAAGGCACATGCCGAGCTGTCGGAGATCGTGGAGAAGTACCGCGAATACAAGTCCTTGAAGAAGGGCATCGCCGAGAGCAAGCAACTGGTGGCGGATGAGAGCGACGCCGACATGCGGGCCTACGCGCAGGAAGAGCTGACGCGGCTGGAAGAACGCATGGCCGCCGTCGAACAGGAGCTGAAGACGCTGCTCATCCCCAAAGACCCGAACGACGAGAAGAACGTGATCCTGGAGATCCGGGCCGGCACCGGCGGCGACGAGGCCACGCTGTTCGCGGCGGAGATGTTCCGCATGTACTCGCGCTACGCCGAGACCCAGCGCTGGAAGGTGGACGTGTTGAACAGGTCGGAGTCCGGCGTGGGCGGGCTGAAGGAGATCATC
- a CDS encoding DUF1385 domain-containing protein: MGFLCQFGRLLAATQLLPALESGEETLVGGQAVLEGVMMRSPHAWGIAVRKPSGEIASHAEPIDRPSEKRPWLGWPFIRGLATLGQAMMLGFRALRFSANVALDEVPREEGEKKLELSGWLAAVNILISVGFFIFFYKFVPLVAATQLKTRFAALNNNIVFNLADGLIRVVLFLLFIWGISLWKDIRRVYEYHGAEHKTVFAFEAKDPLETAAVQRYSTFHPRCGTSFLMTVMLISMGIYALVPYTTFWARFGARIALLPVIAGVSYEIIRFAAKRRSSLFALMTLPGLWMQRITTQPPADEQVECAIHALNQAMELEKQRGGELVLA; the protein is encoded by the coding sequence ATGGGATTCTTGTGCCAATTCGGACGGCTGCTGGCGGCCACTCAGCTGCTTCCCGCCCTGGAAAGCGGGGAGGAGACGCTGGTGGGCGGGCAGGCAGTGCTGGAGGGCGTGATGATGCGCTCGCCGCACGCCTGGGGAATCGCCGTGCGCAAGCCGTCGGGAGAGATCGCCTCGCATGCGGAGCCCATCGACCGGCCGTCGGAGAAGCGTCCGTGGCTAGGCTGGCCGTTCATCCGCGGGCTGGCGACGCTGGGCCAGGCCATGATGCTGGGCTTCCGCGCGCTGCGCTTCTCGGCCAACGTGGCGCTGGACGAGGTCCCGCGCGAGGAAGGCGAGAAGAAGCTGGAATTGAGCGGATGGCTGGCCGCGGTCAACATCCTGATCTCGGTCGGATTCTTCATCTTCTTTTACAAGTTCGTGCCGCTGGTGGCGGCGACCCAGTTGAAGACGCGCTTCGCGGCGCTGAATAACAACATCGTCTTCAACCTGGCCGATGGCCTGATCCGAGTGGTGCTGTTCCTGCTGTTCATCTGGGGGATCTCGCTGTGGAAGGACATCCGGCGGGTGTACGAGTACCACGGGGCGGAGCACAAGACCGTGTTCGCCTTCGAGGCCAAGGACCCGCTGGAGACCGCCGCGGTACAGAGGTATTCGACCTTCCACCCGCGCTGCGGCACCAGCTTCCTGATGACGGTGATGCTGATCTCGATGGGGATCTACGCGCTGGTGCCCTACACCACGTTCTGGGCGCGCTTCGGGGCGCGCATCGCGCTGCTGCCGGTGATCGCCGGGGTGTCGTATGAGATCATCCGCTTCGCGGCGAAGCGGCGCTCGTCGCTGTTCGCTTTAATGACGTTGCCGGGCCTGTGGATGCAACGGATCACCACGCAACCACCGGCGGATGAGCAGGTGGAATGCGCCATCCACGCGCTGAATCAAGCGATGGAGCTGGAAAAGCAGCGTGGCGGAGAGTTAGTGCTTGCCTAG